From a region of the Helianthus annuus cultivar XRQ/B chromosome 5, HanXRQr2.0-SUNRISE, whole genome shotgun sequence genome:
- the LOC110942326 gene encoding ATP synthase delta chain, chloroplastic-like, with protein MAATATTAALQQTPITFQRTPSLRITFVNPEKLSFSGGLRLQNLSIKLAGTSRRGGGASSAKMADSAAGSYAAALAEVAVANGTLEATVKDLDLVDKLFSDSTNFNYFTSPIVSLEQKRALIDDVTASGKLQIHVCNFLNILIESKRIDLIKEIVKEFELVYNKLTETELAVVSSVVKLEEQHLAQIAKQVQKLTGAKNVRVKTVIDESLVAGFTIRYGNSGSKLIDMSVKKQLEEIATQLEIGDLSLAV; from the coding sequence ATGGCAGCAACCGCCACCACCGCCGCTCTTCAACAAACTCCGATCACATTCCAACGCACTCCGTCACTCCGTATAACCTTCGTCAATCCAGAAAAACTCTCGTTTTCCGGTGGTTTACGTCTCCAAAACCTCTCAATCAAGCTCGCCGGAACCTCACGCCGCGGCGGAGGCGCTTCGAGCGCAAAAATGGCGGATTCCGCCGCCGGAAGCTACGCCGCAGCACTAGCAGAAGTAGCCGTTGCAAACGGAACGCTAGAAGCGACTGTCAAAGACCTAGATCTGGTCGATAAACTGTTTTCCGATTCAACAAACTTCAACTACTTCACTAGCCCTATCGTAAGCCTCGAACAGAAACGCGCACTCATCGATGACGTCACCGCGTCAGGTAAGCTTCAGATTCACGTCTGCAACTTCCTCAACATATTAATCGAGAGCAAACGGATAGATCTGATTAAGGAGATTGTTAAGGAGTTTGAACTTGTTTACAACAAATTAACTGAAACTGAACTTGCTGTTGTATCGTCGGTTGTGAAGCTTGAAGAACAGCATCTGGCTCAGATTGCAAAACAGGTGCAGAAACTCACCGGAGCGAAGAATGTGCGAGTGAAAACGGTTATTGATGAGTCGTTAGTTGCCGGTTTTACAATCAGGTATGGAAATTCTGGATCTAAATTGATTGATATGAGTGTGAAGAAGCAGTTGGAAGAAATTGCTACACAGCTTGAAATTGGAGATCTTTCACTTGCAGTATGA
- the LOC110942325 gene encoding peroxidase 12: protein MAGKITVMPFHTVAVSVGVLVVMALHLQGLEAQQQPLVKGLSWKYYESSCPKLESIIRKQMEKVIKKDVGLAAALLRVHFHDCFVQGCDGSVLLDGSASGPVDSEKTAPPNLSLRGFDVIEDLRRRVHKQCGARSVSCSDITAIVARDAIVLTGGPDYSVPLGRRDGLSFATRNATLANLPSPFVGTDSLLTSLAAKNFDATDVVALSGAHTIGVAHCPSFTRRLYPTQDATMDKTLANTLKGVCPTQNTNATTFLDLRSPNVFDNKYFVDLMNKQGILTSDQDLYTDKRTREIVKSFAVNQTLFFEKFVNVMVKMGQMQVLTGTKGEIRNTCNKRNSNELVISNIVEDHNTDGVENL, encoded by the exons ATGGCTGGTAAAATTACAGTAATGCCCTTTCACACAGTTGCAGTGAGTGTGGGTGTGTTGGTGGTGATGGCACTGCATTTGCAGGGTttagaagcacaacaacagccaTTGGTGAAGGGGCTTTCTTGGAAATACTATGAAAGTAGCTGTCCAAAATTGGAATCAATAATTAGGAAGCAAATGGAGAAGGTGATCAAGAAGGATGTTGGTCTTGCTGCTGCTCTCTTGAGAGTTCATTTTCATGATTGTTTTGTTCAG GGCTGTGATGGTTCGGTTTTGTTGGATGGATCAGCAAGCGGACCAGTTGATAGCGAGAAAACGGCACCACCAAACCTAAGTTTAAGGGGTTTTGATGTCATTGAGGATCTTCGTCGTAGAGTTCACAAACAATGTGGTGCGCGTAGTGTCTCGTGTTCTGATATTACTGCTATAGTTGCGCGCGACGCTATTGTCTTG ACCGGTGGTCCAGACTATAGCGTTCCTCTGGGTCGAAGAGATGGACTCTCATTCGCCACAAGAAACGCAACACTTGCCAATCTTCCATCACCGTTTGTCGGGACAGACTCGCTACTAACCTCCCTTGCCGCCAAAAACTTTGACGCCACCGATGTTGTAGCCCTATCAGGGGCCCACACCATCGGTGTCGCCCATTGCCCATCCTTCACGCGACGACTTTACCCTACACAAGATGCGACCATGGATAAAACCCTAGCCAACACCCTCAAAGGCGTTTGCCCAACCCAAAACACGAATGCCACAACTTTCTTGGACCTTCGGTCTCCAAACGTGTTCGATAACAAGTACTTTGTCGATCTAATGAACAAACAAGGAATCCTAACATCTGACCAAGATCTTTACACCGACAAACGAACCCGAGAGATTGTCAAGAGCTTCGCAGTCAACCAAACATTATTTTTCGAGAAATTCGTCAACGTCATGGTGAAGATGGGCCAAATGCAGGTTTTGACCGGCACAAAAGGTGAAATCCGCAACACTTGCAATAAGCGAAACTCAAACGAATTAGTCATATCAAACATTGTCGAGGACCACAACACGGACGGTGTCGAGAACCTCTAA